The genomic region GACATGAAGAGTGTCCATATGTAGGAGTCCTCACCAGGCCCTGATCCCCTGTAGCGTGGCCTGTAGATGCCCCTGTGGGCCCAAGGGCCCGTCTGTATTGCCCATGCTCAGGTTCATGTTCGCAGCGTGGCTGCTGGCTTGTGTGCCACTTGGTCCGGCGGTCACCCCTGGGTAACTACAGTTGTACGGGTTATTTCCATAGCCGCTATAGTAGGTGTTGTACTGGTAGGTGCCCATTGTCACGTTGTACGGGGCACTGTAGGCCTGGGATCCCGCAAGGCAGGGCTTCCCGTCCCGCACCAACACCGGCACCGCCACCCTTCGCGGTGGAGGCGGCTGTCCCGCCAATTCGAGGGACTTGTCTTGCCTCTGTCGCTTACACTTATATCTtcggttctggaaccagattTTCACCTGGGTGGAGGTGAGTTTCAGCAGGCTGGCCAAGTGGTCGCGCTCAGGTGCCGacaggtagcgctgctgtttgaATCGCCGCTCCAACTCGAACACCTGCGTCTGAGAGAAAAGGACTCGCGGTTTCCTGCGCTGCCTCTGTGCTGCCTTCGGCCTCCCACAAAGCAACTCCTCACTTTTACTGCTGAAGTCCAGGGAGTCACCGTGGACACAGGGCCCTGTGAAACgaaatgtaaatcataatacCACTATTAGCCTGGATCTAGCTGATAATTCTGTTAAAGGTGACTTGCGGTGCTAGACAATCAAaaaagtgatttacccattgatacagtaagacaTTTTTTCACTCTCAATTCGGTAGTAGAACCCTGATcagagtactacagtaggagtggATTCTAATCGGGAAGTTTCAGATTATAAAACAACATCCCTTAAAAGGATACTTCCTGCTGCTAAGAGTACTTCTTAGTCTAATATATATCTATTTCATGAACTTAGAtatctaaataaaaatgatagcCTTACATTTGTGTAAGATGCATGCAGCCATTATTTCACAAGTGtgctttatttacaaattttaaaactA from Scleropages formosus chromosome 12, fSclFor1.1, whole genome shotgun sequence harbors:
- the nkx2.7 gene encoding NK2 transcription factor related 7, which produces MLSSPMTSTPFSVKDILKLEQQNSHQVFHQQGFYLSDQDVPLESSMQCVHSALKTLDIQCGVEGPSKLSVKPKEFAALRGSCCSPRVEADRSEEPGPCVHGDSLDFSSKSEELLCGRPKAAQRQRRKPRVLFSQTQVFELERRFKQQRYLSAPERDHLASLLKLTSTQVKIWFQNRRYKCKRQRQDKSLELAGQPPPPRRVAVPVLVRDGKPCLAGSQAYSAPYNVTMGTYQYNTYYSGYGNNPYNCSYPGVTAGPSGTQASSHAANMNLSMGNTDGPLGPQGHLQATLQGIRAW